Part of the Halalkalibacter krulwichiae genome is shown below.
TCTTCAATTCGATCAATTAATAAAAACGGATAGCGATGTGGAATAATTTCTTTAATTTCATCAACTGTTAACATGACCGTTCATCCTTCCAATTCAACTTTTCAACAATTATACCATATTTGTGGAACTGTCTAACAAGCCCCAAGGAAACGAATAAAAAAAAAGAATGACCTTGAAAAAAGATCACTCCCCTTTAATCATATCAATAATATGGTACCACGTATCTGGCTCTAGAGCCTCTTTTGGCTCCCCACCGCCAATGACTCCATAGCCAACAAGCAAGCCGACAATTAAACTGCCTCCAATCAACAGAATCGAAATCACAATACGAAGCCAAATGGGAATTAATCGAAGTCTCGGCTTTTTCTCACGTTTCTTTCTTCTGTCTTCTCTTGATTCAGCTTCTTCTGCTTCCTTTGCTGTCACAACAGTTGCAGGAGCCTGTGTACCGAGGTCCGTCTCCTGTTTTGCCTCTTGGCTTTCAGAATCCTCCTGAGCTTTCGATTGTTCTTCGATCACTTCTTGAGCACCTAGTTGTTCTTCCACCGCATCTTCTTCCTCACGAATTGAAGTCTCGACTAAGTCTTGCTCTTGCCCAGAGCTTTCCTCATTCATATCTGTCTTCATTTCGCCTGAAGTGGATTCTTGCTGTTGTTCAAGCTCTGTATGTGGATTTTCTTGGTTTGATCGTTTTTCGCTCATCGTTCTCTCCTCAAATCGCAGCAGGATGATTAGGTACGGAACAGTTATCTCCGTAACCCATTCACCAATCCTGCCATATCATCAGCCATAGAGATGGCTCTTGAATTAAATTGGTAATGTCGTTGTGCCATCATTAATTCATTCATTTCATTACCTAAGTCTACATTGGAACCCTCAAGCGTTCCTTGAGAAACCCGCCCGTTTACTGCTGCAGCTTCCAACACATCTCCTGCAGCAAGTCCAAGTGCCGCAAAGTTAGGCAATCGATATAACTGATCTCCAATTGAATCAAGCAATTGCGGTTTCAGCACTCGCGTTAAACCGAACTCGCCTATATTTTCAACCGTGCCATCCGTTAGCGTCACAAGCAACTGTCCTTCTTCATTTAAACTAATAGATTGAAAGTTTAAAGGCAAGGTAATTCGGTCCCCATTTTGATCTAAAACGAAATCGCCATTGCTTGTCACAATCGTAAGCTGATTTGGATTTCCAGGGTTTTCACTAAAATAAAATGTACCATCACGCGATAAACGTTCAACAGGATTCCCGTTCTCCATCGTTTGAATTCGGAAGAAATGATTTTTATCCGTAATCGCAAAATCAAGCTCTCGATCTGTATTAATGAATGGACCTTGCTCGAGTCTCAAAGCCGTTTCGGCAATCTTCGCCCCCGAACCTACTCGTATGCCATTTGGCGTTAACCTTCCGACTTCATTTTGAGCATTAGGCTGAGTATGCACTTGCTGAAAAAGCAAATCAGAAAACGTTGCCTCTCTGCGTTTGAAACCAGTCGTATTAGAGTTAGCAAGGTTATGTGAAATGGTATCCATCTTTCGTTGCAACTGCCCCATCGTAACAGAAGCAGAGATCATCGAAGTATTCATTGTCATCCCTCTTTTGTTGTAATGATCTTCTTTTAGTGAAGTTTTTGGTTAGCTAAGTACCCCGGGCAATGGCTACGCTTAGCACGCGCGCCTTTTAGGAGAAGTTCGCTCCTAAAAGGCTTAAAAGATAGCAGCGGCTTCGCTCATTGCTGGAAAGATCTAAGAAAAGGGAAGTTCGCCTTTTCTTAGATCTTTCCTATTTCATTCACCGCTTTTTCTAAGCTTTGGTCGTAGGCTTGGAGGATGCGTTGGTTGGCTTCGAACGTACGGTAGGCGCTCATCATTTCGGTCATCGTTTGCGAGGCATCTACGTTCGAGCGTTCGAGAAAGCCTTGTTGGATTTGGAAGGTGATCGCTCCGTTTCCGATTGCTGTTTGGAGTTCTCCTTCTCCTTCATAGCGAAGGAAACCACTGCCTTCTTTTACAAGTAACATTGGGTCTTCTGCATAAACAACATTTATTTGTGCTACTTGCACTCCTTGATCATTTACGATCACACCTTGTTCGTTTACACGAAATTCTTCATTGCCAACTTGGATCGTTTCTCCGTTTGAACCAAGGATGTAATGTCCTTCTGTTGTTGTTATGAAGCCTTCGCCATTAATCGTGAAGTTTCCGTTACGTGAATAGCGGACTTCGCCATTTTCATTTTCTATTGTATAAAAAAGTGCCCCTTGTCTTCCTGATTCCGTTTGCGGCATCACGCCTTGTAGTAAAGCGATGTCTGTGTTATTTCCTGTTTCCATCAAATCGCCTTGACGAAAGTTCGGCATTCGTTCTTGGAGATAAACACCTGTTACTAGTTCACCAACCACTTGCACTTGGCCTTTTGGAGCTCGATTCGTATTCATCGCCGCAATTAACATGTTGGGGAATGAACGTAATGAAGCTTGATCGGCTTTAAATCCAGGTGTATTTGCGTTAGCTAGGTTATTAGTTAACATTTCCTGACGCTGCTGCTGAGCAATCATTCCTGCGGCAGCTCCATACATTCCACGAAGCATTGTTGAGTTCCTCCTACATATCTCTACTCTACTTACTATATCGGTTTTCGATCCTCTTTTTCCAATGGTTAATAATGGCTTTGCTTCGTTATAACTCTTCTTCTTCCTGAGAATGATAATGAAGAAAAACCATAGAAATGAGGGATATAGGGAAGGAGTAAAGGTGGGTTGTCTTATTAGCTAATATTTTTTAACAATTCCATTGATGCTTCGACCTGAAGATGGTGGAGAAAACCACTTTTCTATAGGGTAAAGCCTAATGCTTTTAGCCTTAGTTTGTGGTTAAACCCTGGCAATGGCTACGCGCAGCACGCGCGCCTTTTAGGAGAAGAGCGCTCCTAAAAGGCTTAAGAGATGGCAGCGGCTTCGCTCATTGCTGACTTTAATCAAAAAGGGAAGTTTGTCCTTTTTGATTAAAGTCTTACCTTCTTACTCGACATGCGGTCTAGGTTTTCTAGGATGATGCCTGTCCCTTTTGCGACACAGTGCATTGGTTCTTCTGCTACGACTACAGGTACTTTCAGTTCTTCTGCTAACAGCTGGTCGATGCCGTGAAGAAGTGCGCCTCCACCAGTAAGAATCACTCCGCGAT
Proteins encoded:
- a CDS encoding DNA-directed RNA polymerase subunit beta gives rise to the protein MSEKRSNQENPHTELEQQQESTSGEMKTDMNEESSGQEQDLVETSIREEEDAVEEQLGAQEVIEEQSKAQEDSESQEAKQETDLGTQAPATVVTAKEAEEAESREDRRKKREKKPRLRLIPIWLRIVISILLIGGSLIVGLLVGYGVIGGGEPKEALEPDTWYHIIDMIKGE
- a CDS encoding flagellar hook-basal body protein translates to MNTSMISASVTMGQLQRKMDTISHNLANSNTTGFKRREATFSDLLFQQVHTQPNAQNEVGRLTPNGIRVGSGAKIAETALRLEQGPFINTDRELDFAITDKNHFFRIQTMENGNPVERLSRDGTFYFSENPGNPNQLTIVTSNGDFVLDQNGDRITLPLNFQSISLNEEGQLLVTLTDGTVENIGEFGLTRVLKPQLLDSIGDQLYRLPNFAALGLAAGDVLEAAAVNGRVSQGTLEGSNVDLGNEMNELMMAQRHYQFNSRAISMADDMAGLVNGLRR
- a CDS encoding flagellar hook-basal body protein, which produces MLRGMYGAAAGMIAQQQRQEMLTNNLANANTPGFKADQASLRSFPNMLIAAMNTNRAPKGQVQVVGELVTGVYLQERMPNFRQGDLMETGNNTDIALLQGVMPQTESGRQGALFYTIENENGEVRYSRNGNFTINGEGFITTTEGHYILGSNGETIQVGNEEFRVNEQGVIVNDQGVQVAQINVVYAEDPMLLVKEGSGFLRYEGEGELQTAIGNGAITFQIQQGFLERSNVDASQTMTEMMSAYRTFEANQRILQAYDQSLEKAVNEIGKI